A single Fusobacterium hominis DNA region contains:
- a CDS encoding acyl-CoA dehydrogenase family protein, with the protein MAYLISDEAKDLLQDVKKFCENEVKEQCKEYDVTGEWPKEIYDKAIEQGYHALEVPEEFGGPGLSRVDVAALIEEMAIADAGFATTISASGLGMKPVLIAGSEEQKKRACDLILEGGFGAFCLTEPGAGSDAGAGKTVAVKDGDEYVLNGRKCFITNGAVASFYCVTAMTDKTKGVKGMSMFFIEAGTPGLSTGNEENKMGIRTSNTCDVVLEDCRIPAKNLIGAEGKGFSIAMKTLDQARTWMGCVATGIAQRGINEAIAYGKERVQFGKPIIKNQAMQFKIADMQIKVETARQMVAHALTKMDMGLPHSMESAIAKCYASDIAMQVASEAIQFFGGYGYSREYPVEKLLRDAKIFQIFEGTNEVQRIVIANNTIGR; encoded by the coding sequence ATGGCATATTTAATTTCAGATGAAGCAAAAGACTTATTACAAGATGTAAAAAAATTCTGTGAAAACGAAGTAAAAGAACAATGTAAAGAATATGATGTAACAGGAGAATGGCCAAAAGAGATATATGATAAAGCTATTGAACAAGGGTACCATGCATTAGAAGTTCCAGAAGAATTTGGAGGACCAGGACTAAGCAGAGTTGACGTTGCAGCATTAATTGAAGAAATGGCAATAGCAGATGCAGGATTTGCAACTACAATTTCAGCAAGTGGACTTGGAATGAAACCAGTATTAATTGCAGGATCAGAAGAACAAAAAAAACGTGCATGTGATCTCATTCTTGAAGGTGGATTTGGAGCTTTCTGTTTAACAGAACCAGGAGCTGGATCAGATGCAGGAGCAGGAAAAACTGTAGCAGTTAAAGATGGAGACGAATATGTACTAAATGGAAGAAAATGTTTTATCACAAATGGAGCAGTAGCATCTTTTTATTGTGTAACTGCTATGACAGATAAAACAAAAGGTGTAAAAGGAATGTCAATGTTCTTTATTGAAGCTGGAACACCAGGATTAAGTACAGGAAATGAAGAAAATAAAATGGGAATTCGTACATCAAATACTTGTGATGTTGTATTAGAAGATTGTCGTATTCCAGCTAAAAACTTAATAGGTGCTGAAGGAAAAGGATTCTCAATAGCTATGAAAACTCTAGACCAAGCTCGTACTTGGATGGGATGTGTTGCAACAGGAATAGCACAAAGAGGAATAAATGAAGCAATAGCTTATGGTAAAGAAAGAGTACAATTTGGAAAACCAATAATTAAAAATCAAGCAATGCAATTTAAAATAGCAGATATGCAAATAAAAGTAGAAACAGCTAGACAAATGGTAGCTCATGCTCTAACTAAAATGGATATGGGATTACCTCATAGTATGGAGTCAGCAATAGCTAAATGCTATGCATCTGATATAGCAATGCAAGTTGCATCTGAAGCAATCCAATTCTTTGGAGGTTATGGATACAGTCGTGAATACCCTGTAGAAAAACTTTTAAGAGATGCTAAGATTTTCCAAATCTTCGAAGGAACTAATGAGGTTCAAAGAATAGTAATTGCTAATAATACAATTGGAAGATAA
- a CDS encoding FAD-binding oxidoreductase, producing MQESKYGKVTPELIEEFKKIVPGKVHVNGDINEDYFHDEMPIYGKGAPDVVVEATTTEDIASIVKLCYENNIPVIPRGAGTGLTGAAVAIYGGVMIDMSKMNKILGYDKENFVVKVQAGVLLNDLAEDAQKQGLMYPPDPGEKFATLGGNVSTNAGGMRAVKYGCTRDYVRAMTVVLPTGEIVKMGATVSKTSTGYSLLNLMIGSEGTLGIITELTLKVIPAPKETISLIIPYENLEDCIATVPKFFMAHLQPQALEFMEKEIVLASERYLGKSVFPQKLDGIDIGAYLLVTFDGDNMEELEAITEQASEVVFEQGAIDVLVADTPAKKKDAWAARSSFLEAIEAETKLLDECDVVVPVNQIAKYLTFVKSLEDDYDFKIKSFGHAGDGNLHIYACANDMDEAVFKKQVADFMKIIYKKAAECGGLISGEHGIGYGKMDYLADFAGEANMRIMKGIKEVFDPKMILNPGKVCYKL from the coding sequence ATGCAAGAATCAAAGTATGGAAAAGTAACACCTGAACTAATTGAAGAATTTAAAAAAATTGTTCCGGGAAAAGTGCATGTAAATGGAGATATCAATGAAGATTATTTCCATGATGAAATGCCTATTTATGGTAAAGGTGCTCCAGATGTAGTAGTAGAAGCTACAACAACTGAAGATATAGCAAGTATTGTAAAATTATGTTATGAAAACAATATTCCTGTTATCCCAAGAGGTGCAGGAACAGGTCTTACAGGAGCTGCTGTTGCTATTTACGGTGGTGTAATGATAGACATGAGTAAAATGAATAAAATCTTAGGATATGACAAAGAAAACTTTGTTGTTAAAGTTCAAGCGGGAGTACTTTTAAATGATCTTGCAGAAGATGCTCAAAAACAAGGGCTAATGTATCCACCAGATCCAGGAGAAAAATTTGCAACACTTGGAGGAAATGTTTCAACAAACGCAGGTGGAATGAGAGCTGTAAAATATGGATGTACTAGAGATTATGTTCGTGCTATGACTGTTGTATTACCAACAGGAGAAATAGTAAAAATGGGAGCTACAGTATCAAAAACTTCTACTGGATATAGTCTATTAAATCTTATGATAGGATCTGAAGGAACTTTAGGAATTATCACAGAACTTACTTTAAAAGTAATACCAGCTCCAAAAGAAACAATAAGTTTAATTATTCCATATGAAAACTTAGAAGATTGTATAGCTACTGTACCAAAATTCTTTATGGCACATTTACAACCACAAGCATTAGAATTTATGGAAAAAGAAATAGTACTTGCATCTGAAAGATATCTAGGAAAAAGTGTTTTCCCACAAAAATTAGATGGTATAGATATAGGTGCATATCTACTAGTTACTTTTGATGGAGATAACATGGAAGAACTTGAAGCAATAACAGAACAAGCTTCTGAAGTTGTATTTGAACAAGGAGCAATAGATGTTTTAGTTGCAGATACTCCAGCTAAGAAAAAAGATGCTTGGGCAGCAAGAAGCAGTTTCCTTGAAGCTATAGAAGCTGAAACAAAATTATTAGATGAATGTGACGTAGTAGTTCCAGTTAATCAAATTGCAAAATATTTAACATTTGTAAAATCTTTAGAAGACGATTACGATTTCAAAATAAAAAGTTTTGGACATGCAGGAGATGGAAACCTTCATATATACGCATGTGCAAATGATATGGATGAGGCAGTATTTAAAAAACAAGTTGCTGACTTTATGAAAATAATCTATAAAAAAGCAGCAGAATGTGGAGGATTAATTTCAGGAGAGCATGGAATTGGGTATGGAAAAATGGATTATCTTGCAGATTTTGCAGGAGAAGCTAACATGCGTATTATGAAAGGAATCAAAGAGGTATTCGACCCTAAAATGATTCTAAATCCAGGAAAAGTTTGCTATAAATTATAA